From a single Nostoc edaphicum CCNP1411 genomic region:
- a CDS encoding Uma2 family endonuclease → MYQTDPPRSPKDVLPTMYDLPSEDSEEPGLPDQFHLLQPRLLDETFRPPNYPSDEIFVASDLNLYYDPRYPLWYKRPDWFAVLGVSRLYEQRDLRLSYVVWQEGVHPFIVVELLSPGTEKEDLGQTLRDIKQPPGKWEVYERILRVPYYVVFDRYKYKLRVFKLDGGRYAEIALSESRFWIPELELGLGVWQGRYQDVEQPWLRWYDWTGCWVLTSTEQESQRAEQERQRAERLIAQLRSLGVEPDID, encoded by the coding sequence ATGTATCAAACTGACCCGCCGCGATCGCCAAAAGATGTATTACCAACCATGTATGATCTTCCCAGTGAAGATTCTGAGGAGCCTGGTTTGCCCGATCAGTTTCATTTATTGCAACCTCGTCTGTTAGACGAAACCTTTCGTCCACCAAATTATCCAAGCGACGAGATATTCGTTGCTAGCGATCTGAATCTTTATTATGACCCGCGCTATCCACTTTGGTATAAGAGACCAGATTGGTTTGCCGTTTTAGGTGTTTCCCGTCTTTATGAACAACGAGATTTACGCTTAAGTTATGTCGTTTGGCAAGAGGGCGTTCATCCTTTTATTGTGGTTGAATTGCTGTCTCCAGGTACTGAAAAGGAAGACTTAGGGCAGACATTGCGAGATATCAAGCAACCACCAGGAAAATGGGAAGTGTATGAGCGGATTCTGCGTGTGCCTTATTATGTAGTATTTGATCGGTACAAATATAAATTAAGGGTGTTTAAATTAGATGGCGGTCGTTATGCTGAGATAGCACTGTCAGAGTCACGCTTCTGGATACCAGAACTAGAATTAGGCTTGGGTGTATGGCAGGGACGCTATCAAGATGTAGAACAGCCCTGGTTGCGGTGGTATGATTGGACAGGCTGCTGGGTATTGACTTCTACAGAACAGGAAAGTCAACGGGCTGAACAAGAAAGACAACGGGCTGAACGATTGATTGCACAATTGCGATCGCTAGGCGTTGAACCCGATATAGATTAG
- a CDS encoding molybdopterin-dependent oxidoreductase, with amino-acid sequence MSLILPKHTLSRRRLLQVSGLSGVGFLLGGCGTNLFSDNLRQISEPLNQSLEALLLTQKPTPEFPVSAIEADKLLVNTFDFTPQIDPAQFRLTIDGEVNNAMQLSMTDIQKLPLTSMVIRHVCVEGWAAIVQWGGVRLRDLVALVQPKSNVRYVYFKSADGYYESWDIASVIHPQTLMAYQKNGQPLSVDNGAPMRLASPIKLGYKQSKWVTQITFVSNLLPTKGYWEDQGYEWFAGL; translated from the coding sequence ATGAGTCTGATTCTTCCCAAACATACCCTATCCCGTCGTCGCTTATTGCAAGTATCAGGACTTTCAGGGGTAGGCTTTCTTCTAGGTGGCTGTGGAACAAATTTGTTTTCAGATAATCTGCGGCAAATATCTGAGCCACTAAACCAAAGTCTTGAAGCACTCCTGCTAACTCAAAAACCTACACCTGAATTTCCTGTCAGCGCCATAGAAGCAGATAAATTGCTGGTTAATACCTTTGACTTCACTCCGCAAATTGATCCGGCGCAGTTCCGCCTGACAATTGATGGTGAGGTTAATAATGCGATGCAGTTGAGTATGACAGATATTCAAAAACTTCCCTTGACTTCAATGGTGATTCGCCATGTCTGTGTTGAAGGCTGGGCTGCGATCGTTCAATGGGGAGGTGTGCGATTACGAGATTTAGTAGCGCTGGTACAGCCTAAGTCAAATGTCCGCTATGTCTATTTCAAATCTGCTGATGGCTATTATGAAAGCTGGGATATTGCTTCTGTTATACATCCCCAAACTCTCATGGCTTATCAAAAGAATGGACAACCCTTATCAGTTGATAATGGTGCGCCTATGCGCCTAGCATCTCCAATTAAACTAGGTTACAAGCAAAGCAAGTGGGTAACTCAAATTACATTCGTCAGTAATTTGTTACCTACTAAAGGCTATTGGGAAGATCAGGGCTATGAGTGGTTTGCAGGGCTATAG
- a CDS encoding tellurite resistance TerB family protein, which yields MSKRKLPKGRSVSSVALEPEVAIAILGLFSAAADGEGISSTEEYALSEFLGRVELFEDYSEEDFEELTEKVVSLIEEEEPEDLIAQSIESLPNRGYREAAYITAILVVGIDEEVPEAEQDYISELQEALKISDERAQELIDAVFGEDEEEEEEEEE from the coding sequence ATGTCTAAACGCAAGTTGCCCAAAGGCCGTAGTGTTAGTTCAGTTGCTCTAGAACCAGAAGTTGCGATCGCAATTCTTGGACTTTTTTCCGCTGCGGCTGATGGTGAAGGTATTTCTTCAACCGAAGAATATGCTTTGAGTGAATTTCTCGGTCGGGTTGAATTATTTGAAGATTATTCTGAAGAAGACTTTGAGGAATTGACCGAAAAAGTTGTCAGCTTGATTGAAGAAGAAGAACCAGAAGATTTAATCGCCCAATCCATCGAATCTTTACCCAATAGAGGTTATCGTGAAGCTGCATACATCACAGCTATCTTAGTTGTGGGAATTGACGAAGAAGTACCCGAAGCTGAACAAGATTATATCTCTGAGCTTCAGGAAGCCTTAAAAATTTCAGACGAACGCGCACAAGAACTTATAGACGCAGTGTTCGGAGAAGACGAAGAAGAGGAAGAAGAGGAAGAGGAGTAA